A single genomic interval of Ramlibacter pinisoli harbors:
- a CDS encoding PAS domain-containing hybrid sensor histidine kinase/response regulator, with protein MSSHALPATAPRKALPAGRAQALARLALATAQARGPRLFDHLVRELAATLDVPLVLLAVAADGPGLLRTLAVSLDHKLHPNFKFPAAALDQRGPDSFFAGERMAIAWALPLADSTGQPLGVVAAMDRRQPPAVEAGTVQSLLEVVAARAAAEIERARTDETLRAVALGVSESRSGSVFEGLVRLLATILQVDVAFIAQPDATVEGGMRMLAMSCGGQVHQDIPYPLAGTPCATVLGQCFRAYPSGVQALFPDSKDLRQLGSEGYAGHPLAGPDGKALGLVAVASRRPLAQLERVKATLKIFAVRAAAEVERLRADQAQKQAVEDLSQREEQYRAIFESSLDGLFLWDEEPKVVDVNPAGAALYGHAREEIVGNTYPSYMPEQYVRGRLEMVRRALAGESTHLETRVLRPNGTGFEADLRVIPFQHRGRPHALAVVRDISERRQRERELQHSEEQYRVIFNASVDAMVLRAADFSIVDVNATYEAWSGYARAEVIGLDRIVANPQDARATIRALHEEALAGATVRLETQLLHRNGTRRELELRGVPTLHRGRPHVLYIGRDITQAKQAERAQHDSEQQYRAIFDASADGLVLRDADRRAVEVNPAYLAMTGYAREEVLAADGMLAQLDPALRARLRVGHRLALAGKELRFEISSVRKDGSILHAEVQGTAVTYRGQPHVLYAVRDSTARVAAEQRRAELERQLRQAQKMEAIGQLTGGLAHDFNNILTSVLGYIQMAQERPPAAQDQELVRDLAQARLAAERAREHVAQLLAFSRPRHGERKLLAPAQVTAQVLQLLRPNLPSSIAVESEADDEETATPPPVLADPVQFEQALLNLCLNARDAIGEQGTIRLRIVHAPAWGHCASCSAQLDGGRWVGFEVEDDGRGMSQDVVDRMFEPFFTTKEVGRGTGMGLAMVHGILHDHGGHIQVRTEPGHGSLFRVLLPAATEQPSSKARGAPATVAAASPARLRGRVLLVEDEPIVSGFMQDLLRSWGLDVVLECDPKSAARRLATADERFELLLTDQTMPGMTGLALARQARRERPRLPVLLYTGNAFDITQQDLDDCGVASLLRKPIDPATLRPLLGRLLEQGARPLA; from the coding sequence ATGAGCAGCCACGCGCTCCCAGCGACGGCACCGCGCAAGGCCCTGCCGGCCGGTCGCGCGCAGGCCCTGGCGCGATTGGCACTGGCCACCGCGCAGGCGCGCGGCCCGCGCCTGTTCGACCATCTCGTGCGGGAACTGGCGGCCACGCTGGACGTGCCGCTGGTGTTGCTGGCGGTGGCCGCCGACGGCCCCGGCCTGCTGCGCACCCTGGCCGTCAGCCTGGACCACAAGCTCCATCCCAACTTCAAGTTCCCGGCGGCTGCCCTCGACCAGCGTGGCCCCGACTCGTTCTTCGCCGGCGAACGGATGGCCATCGCCTGGGCGCTTCCCCTGGCCGACAGCACCGGCCAGCCGCTCGGCGTGGTCGCCGCCATGGACCGGCGGCAGCCGCCCGCCGTCGAGGCGGGCACGGTGCAGTCGCTGCTGGAGGTGGTGGCGGCACGCGCCGCAGCGGAGATCGAACGCGCGCGCACCGACGAGACCCTGCGGGCGGTCGCCCTCGGCGTGTCCGAGTCGCGCAGCGGCTCGGTGTTCGAAGGCCTGGTGCGGCTGCTGGCCACCATCCTGCAGGTGGACGTCGCCTTCATCGCGCAGCCCGACGCCACGGTGGAAGGCGGCATGCGGATGCTCGCCATGTCCTGCGGGGGCCAGGTGCACCAGGACATCCCGTACCCCCTGGCCGGGACGCCCTGCGCGACCGTGCTGGGCCAGTGCTTCCGCGCCTACCCGTCGGGCGTGCAGGCCCTGTTTCCCGACAGCAAGGACCTGCGCCAGCTGGGCAGTGAAGGCTATGCCGGACATCCCCTGGCGGGGCCCGACGGCAAGGCGCTGGGCCTCGTAGCGGTCGCGTCGCGGCGGCCGCTGGCCCAGCTGGAGCGGGTGAAGGCCACGCTCAAGATCTTCGCGGTGCGCGCCGCGGCGGAGGTGGAGCGGCTGCGCGCCGACCAGGCGCAGAAGCAGGCGGTCGAAGACCTGAGCCAGCGCGAGGAGCAGTACCGCGCGATCTTCGAGAGTTCGCTCGACGGGCTGTTCCTGTGGGACGAGGAACCCAAGGTGGTCGACGTCAACCCCGCCGGGGCGGCGCTGTACGGCCACGCCCGGGAAGAGATCGTGGGGAACACCTATCCGAGCTACATGCCGGAGCAGTACGTCCGGGGACGGCTGGAGATGGTGCGCCGGGCGCTGGCCGGCGAGAGCACGCACCTGGAGACCCGGGTGCTGCGACCCAACGGCACCGGCTTCGAGGCCGACCTGCGGGTGATCCCCTTCCAGCACCGCGGCCGCCCGCATGCGCTGGCCGTGGTGCGCGACATCAGCGAGCGGCGCCAGCGCGAACGCGAACTGCAGCACAGCGAAGAGCAGTACCGGGTCATCTTCAACGCCTCGGTCGACGCCATGGTGCTGCGTGCGGCCGACTTCAGCATCGTCGACGTCAACGCCACCTACGAGGCGTGGAGCGGCTACGCGCGGGCAGAGGTGATCGGGCTGGACCGCATCGTGGCCAATCCCCAGGATGCCAGGGCCACCATCCGCGCGCTGCACGAGGAGGCCCTGGCGGGCGCCACGGTGCGCCTGGAGACGCAACTGCTGCATCGCAACGGCACCCGCCGCGAGTTGGAACTGCGCGGCGTGCCGACCCTGCACCGCGGACGGCCGCACGTGCTGTACATCGGCCGCGACATCACCCAGGCCAAGCAGGCCGAACGGGCCCAGCACGACAGCGAGCAGCAGTACCGCGCGATCTTCGATGCCTCGGCCGACGGGCTGGTGCTGCGCGACGCCGACCGCCGCGCGGTCGAGGTCAACCCGGCCTACCTGGCCATGACCGGCTATGCGCGCGAGGAAGTGCTGGCGGCCGACGGCATGCTGGCGCAGCTCGATCCGGCCCTGCGCGCGCGCCTGCGCGTGGGGCACCGGCTGGCACTGGCCGGCAAGGAACTGCGCTTCGAGATCAGCAGCGTGCGCAAGGACGGCTCGATCCTGCATGCCGAGGTGCAGGGCACGGCCGTCACCTACCGCGGCCAGCCGCACGTGCTGTACGCCGTGCGCGACAGCACGGCCCGGGTGGCGGCCGAACAGCGCCGGGCGGAGCTGGAGCGGCAGCTGCGCCAGGCGCAGAAGATGGAGGCCATCGGGCAGCTCACCGGCGGGCTGGCGCACGACTTCAACAACATCCTGACCAGCGTGCTCGGCTACATCCAGATGGCGCAGGAGCGCCCTCCGGCCGCGCAGGACCAGGAGCTGGTGCGCGACCTGGCCCAGGCGCGCCTGGCGGCCGAGCGCGCACGCGAGCACGTGGCGCAGCTGCTGGCGTTCTCGCGCCCGCGCCACGGTGAGCGCAAGCTGCTGGCACCGGCGCAGGTGACGGCCCAGGTGCTGCAGTTGCTGCGGCCCAACCTGCCCTCCTCCATTGCGGTCGAGTCCGAGGCGGACGACGAGGAGACCGCTACGCCGCCGCCGGTGCTGGCCGACCCGGTGCAGTTCGAGCAGGCGCTGCTCAACCTGTGCCTGAACGCCCGCGACGCCATCGGCGAGCAGGGCACGATCCGGCTGCGCATCGTCCACGCGCCGGCCTGGGGCCATTGCGCCTCGTGCAGCGCGCAGCTGGACGGCGGGCGATGGGTCGGGTTCGAGGTGGAGGACGACGGCCGGGGCATGAGCCAGGATGTGGTCGACCGCATGTTCGAGCCCTTCTTCACGACCAAGGAAGTCGGCCGCGGAACCGGCATGGGCCTGGCCATGGTGCACGGCATCCTGCACGACCACGGCGGCCACATCCAGGTGCGCACCGAACCCGGCCATGGGTCCCTGTTCCGGGTCCTGCTGCCGGCTGCCACGGAACAGCCCAGCAGCAAGGCCCGCGGTGCGCCGGCGACCGTTGCCGCGGCGAGTCCCGCCAGGCTGCGCGGGCGCGTGCTGCTGGTCGAGGACGAGCCCATCGTCAGCGGCTTCATGCAGGACCTGCTGCGCAGCTGGGGGCTGGACGTGGTGCTGGAGTGCGACCCGAAGTCGGCCGCCCGTCGCCTGGCCACAGCGGACGAGCGGTTCGAGCTGCTGCTCACCGACCAGACCATGCCCGGCATGACCGGGCTGGCGCTGGCGCGGCAAGCGCGCCGGGAGCGGCCGCGGCTGCCGGTGCTGCTGTACACCGGCAATGCATTCGACATCACGCAGCAGGACCTCGACGACTGCGGCGTGGCCAGCCTGCTGCGCAAGCCGATCGA